The DNA sequence GCCTCCACGTGCCCACCGAGCTCGTCATCTACCCCGGCCAGTTTCACGGCGTCACCACCCCCAGCTATGTGAAGGACCGCTACGCGCGGTATTTGGCTTGGTACAACAAGTACCTGATGCCCAAGGGCACGGCCGTGGCTGGCGCCAGCGGCGGGGAGTAGCACGAACTTTGTAGTTGAGCAGTGCGTGGATGAACTCTCGTTAGGCGCTGCTTGTAAGCATTAACTACTTGTATCTTGCATCATGCGCCAAGTTATTCTCATCGTGCCCGACGAGTTTTACGCGCCCTTTATGAAACTGGTAAAGGCGCTGCCGTTCTCCATTAAAGCCAAGCCCATAGCCCCGCCCAAGCCCAAGCAGTACACTCCCGAGCAGCAGGAGTGGATTGATGATTTCCGCGAGGCGCTCCACGAAGTGGAGTTGCATCAGCAAGGAAAAATCAAGTTACAGTCTGCTTACGACCTGCTGGATGAGCTTCGAAATAATAGCGTCGGATAGATTCAGTAGGCTCATCAAGCGATTCCAAAAGAGATATCGTTCCGTACCGGACGATTTTGCTAAATTGCTTGAAGAGTTAGCTAAAAATCCGAAGACTGGCGAGCCACTGGGCCGCGATTGTTACAAAGTGCGCATGAGCATCGCTGCCAAAGGCAAGGATAAAAGCGGTGGAGCCAGAGTAATCACTTGTGTCAAAATTGTAGGTGAGATAGTTTATCTGCTCACGATTTACGATGAATCCGACCAAGATTCAATCTCCGATAAAGAGCGCGACGACCTGTTGCGCGAAAACGGGTTGCTGTAGAAACGAAAAAGCCCGCTGCAATTGCAGCGGGCTTTTTCGTGTTATAATCGCCTGTCATACTGAGCCTGCGAAGCATCTTATTACGCTAAAACGGCCCGTCCTGACGTGATAAGATGCTTCGCAGGCTCAGCATGACAGACGGTGCAATTGGTGAATTGCTTACACCACCACGTTCACCATGCGGCCGGGGACTACTACTACTTTCTTCACGGCTCTGCCTTCGCCGAAGCGGGTGAGGAAATCCGATTCGCGGATGGCGGTTTCGATTTCGGCGGCGGTGGCGGTAGCGGCGAACTGGCGCTGGTCGCGCACTTTGCCGTTGATGGCCACGGGGTAGGTCACGTTGGCTTCTACCAAAAACTCCTCGCGGAACTCGGGGTAGGCGGCCTGGCTGATGCTGCCGGGCGCGTGGTTTAGCTCGGCCCACAGCTCTTCGGCGATGTGCGGGGCGAAGGGCGAGAGCAGCACGACCAGCGGCTCCAGCACGGCGCGCTTGTGGGTGCCGAGGGCCGTCAGCTCGTTCACGGCAATCATGAAGGTACTGACGCTGGTGTTGAAACTGAACTTGTCGATGTCGTGCGCCACCTTTTGGATGACCTTGTGCAGGGCCTTCAACTCGGCGGGCGCGGCGGGCTCTTCCGTCACGGCCAGGGCCCCATCCTCGGGGTGAAAGAGCCGCCAGAACTTCTTGAGGAAGCTAGCCACGCCGCTGATGCCGTTGGTATTCCACGGCTTGAACTGCTCTAAGGGCCCCAGGAACATTTCGTACAGCCGCAGCGCATCCGCGCCGTATTTGTCAATCAACACGTCGGGATTAACGACGTTGTGTAGTGACTTCGACATTTTCTCACTCTCTATTACACCACAGAGATAATCGCCATTTTCCTCATAGATGAATTCTGCTGTTTGGTACCCATTTCGCCAAGCCTTGAAAGCATCAATATCTAATTTGTCATTACTGACAATATTGACATCGACGTGTAAAGGAGTGAAATGCGCATAATTTTCGCCGGATGTTAAGGGACGAAATTTGATCCTGCTACTATTTTGATTGACTTTGCCAATTATTGCGTCGAGTTTTTTTACAATTAAATCATCTTTCTTGCATGGTCCAGATAGTGCTTCTATATAAGTCTTTGAAACAAAAATAAAAGAAGGACGAGAGTCATCATCGTTCTCTTTCTCAATACCTGTCCATACTCCATCAAGGCGATACACAAGATTAGACCGGCCCAAAATCATCCCCTGATTAATTAGTTTCTGGAACGGCTCATTATGCGTAACCAGCCCTAAATCTTTCAGGAATAAATACCAGAAGCGGGAATACAATAGGTGGCCGGTAGCGTGCTCGGCGCCGCCCATGTAGAGGTCCACTTGGCCCCAGTATTTCTCGGCTTCCTCGCCCACGAAGCGGTCGGCGTTTTCGGGGTCCATGTAGCGGAGGTAGTACCAGCTGGAGCCGGCCCAGCCGGGCATGGTGCTCAGCTCGAACTCGTGCTGGCCGCGGTATTTCCAGTCGGTGGCGCGGCCCAGGGGCGGATCGCCGGTTTCGGTGGGCTTGTATTCGTTGATTTCGGGGAGCACGAGCGGCAGGTCGGCTTCGGCCACGCCGTAGGCGGTGCCGTCCTTGTAGTACACCGGGATGGGCTCGCCCCAGTAGCGCTGCCGGCCGAAGATGGCGTCGCGCAGGCGGAAGTTCACCTTGCCTTTGCCGAGGCCTTTTTCCTCCAAAAAGGCGATGAGCTTGGTGGTGGCTTCCTTGTAGGTGAGGCCGTTGATGATGCCGGAGTTGATGTATCGACCCTCCTTGGTGGGGTCGGCCTGCTTATCGAGGTCCTTTTGCGCGTCGGAAATAGCCGGGATGGGCAGGCCGAAGTGCTGGGCGAAGAGGTAGTCGCGCTGGTCGCCGCTGGGCACGGCCATCACGGCGCCGGTGCCGTAGCCGGCCAGCACGTAGTCGGCGAGCCAGATCGGCACGGGGGCCCCATCGACAGGGTTCGCAGCGTAGGCCCCGGTGAATACGCCCGATACGTGCTTGACGTCCGACATCCGGTCGCGCTCCGAGCGGCGCTTGGTGGCGGCAATGTACTCGTCCACGGCGCCGCGTTGGCCGGGTGTGGTGAGGGTATCGACCAGCTCGTGCTCGGGGGCCAGCACCAGGAAGGTGGTCCCGTAAATGGTGTCAACCCGCGTCGTATAAACCTTAATATCGGCACCTTCGTGGCCTTGCACGGGAAACGTTACCTCGGCCCCGATGCTCTTGCCAATCCAGTTGCGCTGCATTTCCTTCACGGCGTCGGGCCAGTCCAGGGTGTTGAGGCCCTGGAGCAGGCGGTCGGCGTAGGCGGTGATGCGCAGGTTCCACTGCGGCATCAGGCGGCGCTCCACGGGGTAGCCGCCGCGTTCCGAAAGGCCGTCCTTCACCTCGTCGTTGCTGAGCACCGTGCCCAGCGCCGGGCACCAGTTCACGTAGGTATCCTGCTGGTAGGCAAGGCGATAGGGGAGGATGACGGCCAGCTTCTGCTTCTCGCCCATCAGCTGCCACTGCCCGGCCGAAAAGTCGTGGCGCTCTTCGTCGCCGCCCGCCGCGTGGATGCCCGCGCTGCCATGCTCAGCAAACTTCGCCTGCAAGGTGCGGATGTGCTCGGCCCGATCAGTGTCGAGGTTGTACCAGCAATTGAAAAGCTGGAGGAAAATCCACTGCGTCCACTTGTAATACTGCGGGTCTGAAGTGCGCACCTCGCGGCTCCAGTCGTAGCTGAACCCCAGCTGCTGGAGCTGCCGGATGTAGGTTTCGATGTTCTGTTCCGTCGTCACGGCCGGGTGCTGGCCGGTCTGGATGGCGTACTGCTCGGCGGGCAGGCCAAACGAGTCGAAGCCCATGGGGTGCAGTACGTTGCGGCCTTGCAGGCGCTGGTAGCGGGCCACGATGTCGGAGGCAATGTAGCCCAGCGGGTGTCCCACGTGCAGCCCCGCCCCGGACGGGTACGGGAACATATCCAGCACGTAGTACTTGGGCTTGCTGGAGTGGTTGTCGGCCTTGAAGGTCTGGTGGGTTTTCCAGTGGGCTTGCCACTTCTTCTCAATCTCTTCGGGACGGTAGGCGGGCATTGGCTTGGCGTTGGTAATTCTGGTAAAGGTAACGACGGCGCTTAGGCGTTGAAATGCAAGCAGCGGGTTGCGCGAGCATCAGCCCGGTGTAGAGACGTATCCTTGCGTCTTCGGTTTGAACATCAGGGGTGAACGATCTACGGGCAAGTCGTTCAAGCCGGAGACGCAAGGATGCGTCTCTACATCCATTTGGTAGCCAAAAAGCCAACCCGAACCGCCCGGGTGTAAATTTGAGAACCTTAATTGTCTGTCCGTGGCCCGCATCCCCAAAGAGTTAGTTGATCAGATTATCCAAACCGCCGACATTGTGGAGGTCGTCGGCGACTTTGTGCAGCTCAAGCGCAAGGGCCAGAACCTGTGGGCCCCGTGTCCGTTCCACAACGAAAAATCGCCGTCGTTTTCGGTAAATCCGGCCAAGGGATTGTATAAATGCTTCGGCTGCGGTAAGGCTGGCGGCGTGGTGCAGTTCGTGATGGACGTGGAGGGCACGTCCTATGTGGAGGCCCTGAAGTACTTGGCCAAGAAGTACGCCATCACGGTTCAGGAGGAGGAAAAAACGCCCCAGCAGCAGCAGGAGCAGAACGAGCGCGACTCACAGTTCATTGTATCCAACTGGGCCAAAGACCACTACCACCGCCTGCTGCAAAACACTGAGGAAGGCATGAGCGTGGGCTACGGCTACCTCAAGGAGCGCGGCCTGAACCTGGCCACCATCCAAACCTTTGAGTTGGGCTACTCGCTCGACCAGTGGGAAGACCTGTTGAAAAGCGCTACCGCGGCCGGCTACGAGCTGAAATACCTCGAAAAAACCGGCCTCGTCGTCAAGCGCGAGGACGACCAGGGGCACGACACCGGCCGGCGCTACGACCGTTTCCGGGGCCGCGTGATGTTCCCGATCCACAACATTTCGGGCCGCGTGGTGGGCTTCGGGGCCCGTACCCTGAAGCGCGACGACAAAATGGCAAAGTACCTCAACTCGTCTGAGTCGGAGATTTACCACAAGTCGGACGTGCTTTACGGCTTGTTTCAGGCGCGCCAGGCCATCCGGCAGGAGGAATTATGCTACCTCGTGGAAGGCTACCTCGACGTGCTGAGCCTGTACCAGGGCGGCATTAAAAACGTGGTAGCCTCGTCGGGCACGTCGCTCACCGAAGGCCAAATCCGGCTCATCAAGCGGTATTCCGACAACGTAACGGTGCTCTACGACGGCGACGCGGCCGGCATCAAGGCCAGCCTGCGCGGCACCGATTTGCTGCTCGAAGGCGGCCTGAACGTGCGCGTGGTGCTATTTCCCGACGGCGACGACCCCGACAGCTACATCCGCAAGGTGGGCGACCAGCGCTTCGCCGAGTATATTGAGAAGCAAAGCCAGGACTTCATCACCTTCAAAACTACGCTGGTGGCCCGCGACGCGGCCGGCGACCCGGTGAAGAAGGCCGAGGCCATCCGGCAGGTGCTCACCAGCATTGCCAAGGTGCCCGACGCCATCAAGCGCCAGGTATTTTTGCAACAGACGTCGGCCGCATTCGGCATTGATGAGCAGGTGCTTATCACCGAATACAACAAATTGGTGAAGCCCACTGCCGGCCTTTCCCGCCCGGCCGAGGGTAGGGCCTCCAGCGGCGGCAGCGGGCGCCCCGCCCCGCCCGTGGCCGCGACCCGCGCCCTCACGGCCGAAGAGGAAGCCGAAGCCGCCATGTACGGCGCGTTCGAGCCCGGGGCCCCCGCCGCGCCGTCGCCCGCCGCAACCGACGAGGACGCCGCCCAAATCGACTTGCTGCAAGCATGCGAACGCGAGGTGCTGCGCCTGCTGGTGCTCTACGCCGCCCGTGAGGTGGATACCGACGTGAGCGTGGCCCAGTACCTACTGGGCCAGCTGGAGGAAGCGCCGTTCAAAACGCCGCTCTACGCCGAGCTGTGGGCTCTGTGCCGCGAAGAGCTGCTGGCCGGCCGCTTCCCCGAGGCGCGGCAGCTGGGCCAGCATATGCGGGCCGATATCCGCCTGCTGGTGTCAGACCTGGCCACCGAGCGCTACGACATCAGCCCCAACTGGCGGGTGAAAGAAATCTACGTCTTCAACGAAGTGGACCTGCCTAAAGTGGCTTGCGACAACGCTGTGCTGCGCCTCAACAAGTGCCACGTGCAGCGCGAGCTGAACCGCCGCCTCGAAACCCTGCGCCAACCGATGCTCGACGACGCCGAGCTGTTCGAGAACCTACGCGCCATCAAGGACTTAAAGCAACTCGACAACCAGCTGGCGGCGCTGCTGGGCACGGTTATCCCGCGTGGCGCTTAGGTTAGAGGACCCCAAACGGCGAAAAACTGCAAGCCGGAGAATGCTACTTGAGTTGATTTAGCGAGCGTTTGGTTTCGCGGTGCGCCCGTTTGATGCGGACGTTGAGCTGCTTTTGGTTGGCTCTGCTCAGCTTGGCGGGGGCCATTTTTACCACGGTCAGCGGGCTACCGGGCTGCATGGTGAACGGTACCTCGGCCGCACCGTCGTAGGCGGCTACTGCAGCCACGGGGCCCGCATCGGCCGGCACGGTGAAGAAAAAGAGGCCTTCCGCGTTGGTGGCGCAGGTTTGCTTGGTACGCACCAGCCGCACCACGGCCCCGCCCAGGGGCCCCTTGGGCGTATCGATGCGGCCGGTCAGGGTGACGTTGGCCGGAGCTTCGGCCGATGCGGCGGAGGTGACCGGGGGGGCGGTTTGTGCCTGCGCCCGGGCCGGGCTGGCCCAGATAAAGCAAGCGGCGAAGAGGCAGGTACAAGAAATAAAACGCGCAATCATGGTTGGTATAGGCATAGCGTGTAGAAAAATTGAATCAGAAAATAAAACGGGTCCCAGCGGCAAGACCGCACTGGCCAGCGCCCGGCTATATCAAACTAAACGAAATGCAAAAGTGCAAGTAATTCGGCGTAACTCCAACGACAATTAAATAAGACTATTTGAAGTAAAGAAAGTGGAAACCGATCTTTAATAGGAATTATCAGCTTAAAAAATTGTATTAAACGCGGCTAGGAACAAGATTGTAAAATTAATTATTCCCCGTCTATTCCAAGTTTATTGCTAATGGCAATGATTCCAGGGCCCCTACCATTACTTGTAAGACCGGGGCCGGTTACCGAATGCCCAGCTCGGCAAACCGGCGCTTGCCGCGGGCAAAGTAGGCCCACACCACACTGCCGGCCCAGGCCCCGGGGCGCTGCGCCACGCGCAGGTGGGGCCCCGCGGCGGCGCGGCGGGCGCGCCAGTATGCGCGCTTTTGGAAGAAGTGCCAGTGAGCCCGGGCTACGGCGCGGGCCTCGGCCAGCTGGCCGCCCGCCAGAAAGCGTAGGCCGGCCACCCAATCCAGCATCAGGCGCTGGGCCAGGGGCCCCACCAACTCGCCGGGGGCTGCGTTTCTGTAGAGCAGCGCTAGGCCGTTGCGGAAGTTGAGGTAGGTTTTGCGGGGGTTGGTTTTGGCCAGGGTGCCGCCGCCCACGTGGTGCACGGCGCTGCCACCGTGGTACCACACCTCATGGCCCGCGTTTTGGAGGCGCCAGCAGAAGTCGATTTCCTCCATGTGGGCAAAAAACGCGGGCTCGAAGCCGCCCAACTCGCGCCAGGCGCTGGCCCGTACCAGGCAGCAGGCCCCGCTGGCCCAGGCTACGGGGCGCGCGTCGTCGTACTGGCCAGCGTCCACTTCGGTGGTATCAAACAGGCGGCCGCGGCAAAAAGGGTAGGCCAGCCGGTCGAGGTAGCCGCCGCCGCCGCCGGCGTACTCAAACCGCGTGGGGTCGGCGTGGGCCAGGATTTTCGGCTGCACGGCGGCGATGCGTGGGCGGCTTTCGAGCAGGGCGCGCAGGGGCCGCAGCCAGCCGGCGGTCACGGCCACGTCGGAATTCAGCAGCACGTAGTACGGGCTGTCGACCCGCGCCAGGGCGTGGTTGTAGCCCTCGCAGAAGCCGAAGTTGCGCTCTAGCAGCAGCAACTCCACGGTGGGGAAGTCGCGGGCCAGCAGCGCCGCCGAATCGTCAGTGCTAGCGTTGTCGGCCACCACCACCCGCGCCCCGTCGGCGTGCTCCACCACACCGGGCAGGAAGCGGCGCAGGAAATCCGCGCCGTTCCAGTTCAGCACCACGATGGCCACGTCGGCGCAGGCGCCGGCCCGGTTAGGAAAAGGTTGGTTAACAGCCAACGGCTCAGGCGCCGAAGTTGCCTAGGTCGAGGCCGGGAATGTTGGGCATCAGGCCGCTGGTTTTGCGTTGCATTTCCTGGCGGGCCTGCTCGCCGGCGGCCTCCAGGGCCTTGTTGGCGGCGGCCACCACGAGGTCGGCCAGCATGTCGCGGTCCTGCACGGTGAGCAGGCTGTCGTCGATTTCTATTTTCAGGAGCTTGCGCTCGCCGTTGGCGGTGGCGCGCACCAAGCCGCCGCCGGCCTCGCCGGTGGCGGTGAGGTGTTGCATTTCCTGTTGGGCCTGCTGCATTTTTTCTTGCAGCTCCTTCACCTTGCCCATCATCCCCATCATGTCGAATGCCATACGAAATAGTGCCCGTGGGGCGATTTAAATGAGTTTTTAAAATTGCGTTTGTTGCAGAGCTGTTACAAGAATGAGTGGTTAACTGTTTTTGATTAACCTCTTAGGCGGTCCAATCCACAGCATGCAGCCCACCTCTGTTTAATCCCCAGTGGCAACCATTTTTCTCTTCTCCGCAAAACGTCGAAGGGTCCTGCCGGGCGAACGGTTTCTGGGCGGCGTACCCGCAAAGGTAGCACCTTTGCAAAGTCAAAGGGGGGCATGTAAGCCTCGTTCGTTTTAACAGTACGACGGGGCGAGTAAGTGCCGAATTGCCTCAGGCTCCCGAATTAAACCCCTCTCTACCTTCGCT is a window from the Hymenobacter nivis genome containing:
- the dnaG gene encoding DNA primase: MARIPKELVDQIIQTADIVEVVGDFVQLKRKGQNLWAPCPFHNEKSPSFSVNPAKGLYKCFGCGKAGGVVQFVMDVEGTSYVEALKYLAKKYAITVQEEEKTPQQQQEQNERDSQFIVSNWAKDHYHRLLQNTEEGMSVGYGYLKERGLNLATIQTFELGYSLDQWEDLLKSATAAGYELKYLEKTGLVVKREDDQGHDTGRRYDRFRGRVMFPIHNISGRVVGFGARTLKRDDKMAKYLNSSESEIYHKSDVLYGLFQARQAIRQEELCYLVEGYLDVLSLYQGGIKNVVASSGTSLTEGQIRLIKRYSDNVTVLYDGDAAGIKASLRGTDLLLEGGLNVRVVLFPDGDDPDSYIRKVGDQRFAEYIEKQSQDFITFKTTLVARDAAGDPVKKAEAIRQVLTSIAKVPDAIKRQVFLQQTSAAFGIDEQVLITEYNKLVKPTAGLSRPAEGRASSGGSGRPAPPVAATRALTAEEEAEAAMYGAFEPGAPAAPSPAATDEDAAQIDLLQACEREVLRLLVLYAAREVDTDVSVAQYLLGQLEEAPFKTPLYAELWALCREELLAGRFPEARQLGQHMRADIRLLVSDLATERYDISPNWRVKEIYVFNEVDLPKVACDNAVLRLNKCHVQRELNRRLETLRQPMLDDAELFENLRAIKDLKQLDNQLAALLGTVIPRGA
- a CDS encoding leucine--tRNA ligase, with the translated sequence MPAYRPEEIEKKWQAHWKTHQTFKADNHSSKPKYYVLDMFPYPSGAGLHVGHPLGYIASDIVARYQRLQGRNVLHPMGFDSFGLPAEQYAIQTGQHPAVTTEQNIETYIRQLQQLGFSYDWSREVRTSDPQYYKWTQWIFLQLFNCWYNLDTDRAEHIRTLQAKFAEHGSAGIHAAGGDEERHDFSAGQWQLMGEKQKLAVILPYRLAYQQDTYVNWCPALGTVLSNDEVKDGLSERGGYPVERRLMPQWNLRITAYADRLLQGLNTLDWPDAVKEMQRNWIGKSIGAEVTFPVQGHEGADIKVYTTRVDTIYGTTFLVLAPEHELVDTLTTPGQRGAVDEYIAATKRRSERDRMSDVKHVSGVFTGAYAANPVDGAPVPIWLADYVLAGYGTGAVMAVPSGDQRDYLFAQHFGLPIPAISDAQKDLDKQADPTKEGRYINSGIINGLTYKEATTKLIAFLEEKGLGKGKVNFRLRDAIFGRQRYWGEPIPVYYKDGTAYGVAEADLPLVLPEINEYKPTETGDPPLGRATDWKYRGQHEFELSTMPGWAGSSWYYLRYMDPENADRFVGEEAEKYWGQVDLYMGGAEHATGHLLYSRFWYLFLKDLGLVTHNEPFQKLINQGMILGRSNLVYRLDGVWTGIEKENDDDSRPSFIFVSKTYIEALSGPCKKDDLIVKKLDAIIGKVNQNSSRIKFRPLTSGENYAHFTPLHVDVNIVSNDKLDIDAFKAWRNGYQTAEFIYEENGDYLCGVIESEKMSKSLHNVVNPDVLIDKYGADALRLYEMFLGPLEQFKPWNTNGISGVASFLKKFWRLFHPEDGALAVTEEPAAPAELKALHKVIQKVAHDIDKFSFNTSVSTFMIAVNELTALGTHKRAVLEPLVVLLSPFAPHIAEELWAELNHAPGSISQAAYPEFREEFLVEANVTYPVAINGKVRDQRQFAATATAAEIETAIRESDFLTRFGEGRAVKKVVVVPGRMVNVVV
- a CDS encoding glycosyltransferase family 2 protein, which produces MAVNQPFPNRAGACADVAIVVLNWNGADFLRRFLPGVVEHADGARVVVADNASTDDSAALLARDFPTVELLLLERNFGFCEGYNHALARVDSPYYVLLNSDVAVTAGWLRPLRALLESRPRIAAVQPKILAHADPTRFEYAGGGGGYLDRLAYPFCRGRLFDTTEVDAGQYDDARPVAWASGACCLVRASAWRELGGFEPAFFAHMEEIDFCWRLQNAGHEVWYHGGSAVHHVGGGTLAKTNPRKTYLNFRNGLALLYRNAAPGELVGPLAQRLMLDWVAGLRFLAGGQLAEARAVARAHWHFFQKRAYWRARRAAAGPHLRVAQRPGAWAGSVVWAYFARGKRRFAELGIR
- a CDS encoding type II toxin-antitoxin system RelE/ParE family toxin; this translates as MSFEIIASDRFSRLIKRFQKRYRSVPDDFAKLLEELAKNPKTGEPLGRDCYKVRMSIAAKGKDKSGGARVITCVKIVGEIVYLLTIYDESDQDSISDKERDDLLRENGLL
- a CDS encoding YbaB/EbfC family nucleoid-associated protein, whose translation is MAFDMMGMMGKVKELQEKMQQAQQEMQHLTATGEAGGGLVRATANGERKLLKIEIDDSLLTVQDRDMLADLVVAAANKALEAAGEQARQEMQRKTSGLMPNIPGLDLGNFGA